One region of Wyeomyia smithii strain HCP4-BCI-WySm-NY-G18 chromosome 3, ASM2978416v1, whole genome shotgun sequence genomic DNA includes:
- the LOC129728734 gene encoding uncharacterized protein LOC129728734 has product MAALQQGFFQQVQHNHGQATVILLKEYAQQNTKLCNMVVRKDFLYKCRRTGVFPAHIANPTRCIHPLLEERSPYTHKLQRIVERFRKSILNIEIQHTFYKIGILKKNLQNVKINIEVGDTDNTFASRFFVTQTQSAESKIRQLRRKTESKIERLMIKASALSDALPAYNEKAILNATQIPIPTDMATLLSLGPKFSFPINDIKQIPLYHVIANLESILRTSQEKAVQDRNRSLAVNKIQNFLSRSKCQHNKDPLSQFCRNAAKTTKKFLQEHPEVCVLESDKGKRMVVMYTAEYDQKMQDLLDNPTYKNTNKDPTATLQRKNNSLVSKLLNLKIVDPSTAARLRTYTAICPRIYGQPKAHKADLPLRPAVPNITAPTYALSKYIASILQKAFTSEYNITDSFEFTRYINTITLPPNHVLASFDVVSLYTNVPQDLILQTIKDRWPSISENTHIDLDLFLEMTEFCLKGSNFQFRGKFYLQQTGTAMGSPLSPILAGMVMEDLLCNTTKKLSFVPPVLKKYVDDLVLALPQHETQNTLCKFNEYHPNLQFTMEEESNGSLPYLDTKIIHSANQTLSTEWYSKPIASGRLLNYHSFHPLAMKINVATNFIHRVTSLTTNSSITQQKHIIFQHLRRNSYPSALINRLTNSIKQPITAPATPTTNSTPGDNVVPEITYRTMVNIPTLSSILISILKKDYPLVKIALKTIKTTRNLLGPVTDPIEPLQHSNVIYSIPCNDCAKSYIGMTKNQLKTRISGHKSNVNKLLATPYQPSEQRTALTQHMIDHEHTFNLSKTKIIDRSYKASDLPILEMCHIQNTPNTVNFRTDVDNLNITYAGILHTYQNTTSRRSQITLNNNRPTNSPDYSTTDTQSHQP; this is encoded by the coding sequence ATGGCTGCTTTACAACAAGGTTTCTTCCAGCAAGTACAACACAATCACGGGCAAGCAACTGTAATACTACTCAAAGAATATGCTCAGCAAAACACCAAACTCTGCAACATGGTCGTTCGCAAGGATTTCCTATATAAGTGTCGACGTACTGGCGTTTTTCCCGCACACATCGCAAACCCTACCAGATGCATACACCCACTTCTCGAAGAGCGTAGCCCGTACACACATAAACTACAAAGGATAGTTGAACGTTTCAGAAAATCTATTTTGAACATTGAAATCCAGCACACCTTTTACAAAATAGGCATCCTCAAGAAAAACCTGCAAAACGTCAAAATCAATATAGAAGTCGGTGATACTGACAATACTTTCGCCTCCAGATTTTTTGTAACTCAAACCCAATCTGCAGAGTCTAAAATAAGGCAACTGCGGAGAAAAACTGAATCCAAGATCGAACGCTTAATGATCAAAGCCAGTGCACTATCGGATGCACTACCCGCCTACAACGAAAAAGCCATACTAAATGCCACACAGATCCCCATTCCAACAGACATGGCCACACTACTGAGCCTGGGTCCAAAGTTTTCGTTCCCTATCAACGACATCAAACAGATTCCGCTGTACCACGTCATTGCTAACCTGGAATCTATCCTGCGCACGTCTCAAGAGAAAGCAGTGCAGGATCGGAATAGAAGTTTGGCAGTCAATAAAATACAAAACTTTCTGTCTCGATCAAAATGTCAACATAACAAAGACCCACTGAGCCAATTCTGCCGCAACGCCGCCAAAACCACAAAAAAGTTTCTTCAAGAACACCCAGAAGTATGCGTACTAGAATCCGATAAAGGAAAACGGATGGTCGTCATGTACACTGCAGAATACGACCAGAAGATGCAAGATTTATTGGATAATCCGACGTACAAAAATACGAACAAAGATCCCACCGCAACGCTTCAACGGAAAAACAACTCCCTCGTAAGTAAACTGCTCAACTTAAAGATAGTCGACCCATCCACCGCCGCCCGCCTTCGCACCTACACAGCCATTTGTCCTCGTATATACGGTCAGCCAAAGGCTCACAAAGCCGACCTGCCGCTTCGCCCCGCTGTCCCCAACATCACCGCCCCCACATACGCGCTTTCCAAATACATTGCCAGCATACTACAGAAAGCATTCACAAGCGAGTACAACATAACCGATAGCTTCGAGTTCACGAGATATATCAATACGATCACGCTTCCTCCAAATCACGTCCTCGCATCATTCGATGTCGTTTCATTGTATACAAACGTGCCCCAAGATCTCATATTACAAACCATCAAAGACCGTTGGCCCAGCATAAGCGAAAACACTCACATAGATTTGGATCTTTTTCTGGAAATGACCGAATTTTGCCTGAAAGGTAGCAATTTCCAGTTTAGAGGGAAATTTTATTTGCAACAGACGGGTACCGCCATGGGGAGCCCCTTATCGCCAATTCTTGCCGGCATGGTGATGGAGGACCTTTTATGCAATACAACTAAAAAACTCAGTTTCGTTCCACCAGTCCTCAAAAAATACGTAGATGATCTGGTACTAGCTCTCCCACAACATGAAACCCAAAACACTCTCTGCAAGTTCAATGAGTATCATCCTAACCTACAATTCACGATGGAAGAAGAATCCAATGGAAGCCTACCGTACCTGGACACGAAAATCATTCACTCCGCCAATCAAACACTCAGCACTGAATGGTATTCGAAACCAATAGCATCTGGACGTCTGCTCAATTACCATTCGTTTCACCCACTCGCAATGAAGATAAACGTCGCAACTAACTTCATTCATCGCGTCACCAGTCTGACCACCAACAGCAGCATAACACAACAAAAACACATCATCTTTCAACATCTCCGCCGCAACAGCTATCCATCCGCTCTGATAAACCGCCTCACTAATAGCATCAAACAACCGATAACTGCACCTGCAACACCAACCACCAACAGCACACCGGGAGACAACGTCGTTCCTGAAATTACCTACCGCACCATGGTCAACATTCCGACACTCAGCTCCATTCTAATTAGCATCCTGAAAAAAGACTATCCCCTAGTTAAGATAGCATTAAAAACCATCAAAACAACGAGAAACCTGTTAGGACCAGTGACAGATCCAATAGAACCACTACAACACAGCAATGTTATCTATTCGATTCCCTGCAACGATTGTGCCAAATCATATATAGGGATgacaaaaaatcaattgaagacAAGAATCAGTGGACACAAATCCAATGTCAACAAATTGCTTGCAACCCCATACCAGCCCAGCGAACAACGAACAGCTCTCACACAACACATGATCGATCATGAACACACATTCAACCTCagcaaaaccaaaataatagaCCGCAGTTACAAAGCTTCTGATCTACCAATACTTGAAATGTGTCATATCCAGAACACACCAAACACAGTTAACTTCAGAACAGATGTAGATAACCTCAACATCACTTACGCAGGCATTCTTCACACATACCAAAACACCACCTCTCGCAGATCACAGATCACTCTCAATAATAACAGACCAACAAATAGCCCAGATTATAGCACCACAGATACTCAATCACATCAACCATAA
- the LOC129728735 gene encoding uncharacterized protein LOC129728735 — MATTSKKYKGLVRSRNYVVQCVERLDQYLQTTKALIELSKELSDIQKFHYLRASLKGDALKLIDSYAMSEANYRVAWESLVDRFSNKYLLKKRHLNALFGYTRMRRESAAGLHDLIDCFERNTKILDQLGEKTNGWGAMLVQLMVSKLDDVMQKLWEENVTPDKEPSFASLVEFLKKQTRVLDAVSVDQHMFSTATSFSGSKFRPTKVSVNSATENTPSNCFACSEKHWITKCETFASLPVDKRLQLTNSKRLCSNCLGRNHLARDCPSKYRCKTCSKKHHSLLHPGFPGSGSTSNPNSTSVASNVNSSVPPTTGGALNSGESVSS; from the coding sequence ATGGCGACGACGTCCAAAAAGTACAAGGGACTGGTGCGCAGCAGAAACTACGTGGTGCAATGCGTAGAGCGACTGGACCAATACCTGCAAACTACGAAAGCCTTGATTGAATTATCTAAGGAACTCAGCGACATTCAAAAATTCCACTATTTGCGTGCTTCTCTGAAAGGCGATGCTCTTAAGTTGATAGATTCTTATGCGATGAGTGAGGCTAATTATAGGGTTGCTTGGGAAAGTTTAGTCGACAGGTTTTCGAACAAATATCTCCTCAAAAAGCGACACTTGAATGCCTTATTCGGTTACACTCGGATGAGGCGGGAATCAGCGGCTGGTTTACACGATCTTATCGACTGTTTTGAACGTAACACGAAAATTTTGGACCAATTGGGAGAGAAAACGAACGGTTGGGGAGCCATGCTGGTCCAGTTGATGGTGTCGAAACTGGACGACGTCATGCAGAAACTATGGGAGGAAAATGTTACACCGGACAAAGAGCCATCTTTTGCGTCGTTGGTCGAATTTCTCAAAAAGCAAACTAGAGTTTTGGATGCGGTTTCGGTCGATCAACATATGTTTTCAACGGCAACATCGTTCAGTGGTAGCAAATTCCGTCCCACTAAAGTTTCGGTCAACTCGGCGACCGAAAATACGCCCTCAAACTGTTTCGCTTGCAGTGAGAAACATTGGATTACCAAGTGTGAAACGTTCGCCAGCCTACCGGTGGACAAACGGCTGCAGCTCACAAATTCTAAGCGTCTCTGCAGCAACTGTCTGGGGCGAAATCACTTGGCGCGAGATTGTCCTTCCAAATATCGATGCAAAACGTGCTCGAAAAAGCATCATTCGTTGCTGCatcctggttttcccggttctgGTTCTACTTCTAATCCTAATTCAACTTCAGTAGCGAGCAACGTGAATTCTTCTGTTCCACCTACAACCGGTGGTGCTCTGAACTCTGGTGAATCGGTTTCTAGTTAG
- the LOC129728736 gene encoding uncharacterized protein LOC129728736, with protein sequence MGQPRSHTFLLTVLLKVKDVWGRTHQARALLDSGSQVNLMSENLCKLLQLSRRDKKVEITGIGRSRSRTAYEVSTTVESRVQNFSTSMDFLVLGQVTSDQPSVSIPLAHLELPPDMVLADPSFNVSGPIDLILGAQQFYEFHVRDGGRLQVRNFDNTLPVFVNTVFGWVVAGEAKCMKESTLVSCHITKLDSLEKAIEKFWIVEELPVKTPRSQEEEDCETHFVNTFTRDETGRYIVRYPKQMNFAKMIGESKRMALRRFLQTETRLAKDSNLRSQYGDFMKEYIELGHMKCIGGVDDLSLDEGKTVCYLPHHPVFKESSTTTKVRVVYNGSAKTSTNFSLNDALLTGPTIQDDLLSLMLRFRKHAIVLVADVAKMYRQIQDHSDDTSLQRILWRFNPSDPIQVYELQTVTYGLAPSSFLATRVLKQLAIDGSQKYKLGAKAVDEDFYMDDFLSGADTIKEAIQLQKEVQALLAEGGLDLRKWCSKFPQVLENLPTEALGGETTLHFDPEQKIKTLGVGWTTESDQLCIEVQQITNDGCWTKRNIFSAIAKLYDPLGLVSPVVAWAKIKMQHLWLSTVDWDDPVPMDIATKWEEFSTQMSYLEGYKIPRFVFLVGAISTQFHVFADASEVGYGACIYARSTGKDGQIKIELVAAKSRVAPLKRLSLPRLELCAARLGARLYAKVSAALRLEGIPCWFWSDSTVTLHWIQAPPNTWQTFIGNRTAEIQQLTHGYSWNHVKGTDNPADHISRGMLPQQFVINSIWRCGPPWLSKGEENWPKHPTGTPPEDILEGRKTVLVIRQPLEHCFLFHRYSSFWRLVRITALILRFANHCRRKFNHYPHLFAVVELEHAKDALTKVAQQKMFTEELKELAQSRPVSNKSSLKLLGPFLDEKGIIRIGGRLERSAENYQTKHPAILPKIHPLTRLITKHYHALCLHSGPRMTLATMRQEFWPINGKVTANLVCTVGVDYCGPVYIKPQHRRVAPRKAYIAVFVCFASKAVHLELVSDLSTDAFIAALHRFIAHHGMPSEIHSDNGTNFQGANNTLLELYRLFDNKRTREAITNECSQHRIQWHFIPPRAPSFGGLWEAAVKTAKTSLVKILGSTQLSFEDYATLLSQIEANMNSRPLTSLSNDPSELDVLTPGHFIIGSPLISLPEPNYTNIPTNRLDHYQQLQKLIQQHWDRWRKEYLTELNHQREKATFSTHIQVGQIVLVKEDGKPSISWPLARIEEIHPGADGVVRVATLRTATSTYKRPISRIFPLPDNQQPTAEPDDPPETEEAEKGTTQKRED encoded by the exons ATGGGTCAACCTAGGTCGCACACGTTTTTGCTAACGGTATTGCTTAAGGTGAAGGACGTATGGGGAAGGACCCACCAAGCAAGGGCTCTTCTGGATTCTGGATCACAGGTCAACTTGATGTCTGAAAATCTGTGTAAATTACTTCAGTTATCACGGCGGGACAAGAAGGTGGAAATTACTGGAATTGGACGATCTCGGAGCCGTACAGCATATGAAGTTTCCACCACGGTTGAGTCTCGAGTGCAGAATTTCTCAACGTCAATGGATTTCTTGGTTTTGGGGCAGGTCACTAGCGACCAGCCATCTGTTTCGATACCGCTAGCTCATTTAGAACTTCCCCCTGACATGGTCTTGGCCGATCCCAGTTTCAATGTTTCTGGACCGATTGATTTAATCTTGGGTGCGCAGCAATTTTACGAGTTTCATGTACGCGATGGTGGCCGGCTGCAAGTGCGAAATTTCGACAATACGCTACCAGTATTTGTCAATACGGTGTTCGGATGGGTGGTGGCCGGCGAAGCTAAATGCATGAAGGAATCAACACTGGTTAGCTGTCACATCACGAAGCTAGACTCTCTTGAAAAGGCGATCGAAAAGTTTTGGATAGTCGAAGAACTACCGGTTAAAACCCCCCGCTCTCAGGAAGAAGAGGACTGCGAAACACATTTCGTGAACACGTTCACACGAGACGAAACTGGCAGATATATTGTGCGCTACCCTAAGCAGATGAATTTTGCAAAAATGATCGGTGAATCGAAACGAATGGCTTTAAGACGGTTTTTACAAACTGAAACACGGCTGGCAAAGGATTCAAATCTACGCTCGCAGTACGGGGACTTTATGAAGGAGTACATCGAGTTAGGTCATATGAAATGCATCGGCGGCGTGGACGACCTTAGTCTCGACGAAGGTAAAACGGTCTGCTATCTTCCACATCACCCAGTTTTTAAAGAGTCGAGTACTACAACTAAAGTACGGGTGGTATACAATGGGTCTGCTAAAACTTCAACTAATTTCTCTCTTAATGACGCTCTACTAACTGGTCCCACGATTCAAGACGACCTGCTCAGTTTGATGCTCCGCTTCCGAAAACATGCTATAGTTTTGGTCGCTGATGTTGCGAAAATGTATAGGCAGATTCAGGATCACTCAGACGACACTTCGCTTCAACGCATTCTCTGGCGCTTCAATCCTTCGGATCCAATTCAGGTGTACGAGCTGCAAACTGTCACCTACGGTTTGGCCCCATCGTCGTTTCTCGCCACTCGTGTCTTGAAGCAATTGGCTATAGACGGCAGTCAAAAGTACAAACTTGGAGCAAAGGCCGTAGATGAAGACTTCTATATGGACGATTTTCTCTCGGGGGCGGACACGATCAAAGAAGCGATTCAGCTTCAAAAGGAAGTTCAAGCCCTATTGGCGGAAGGAGGTCTCGATCTACGGAAATGGTGTTCGAAATTCCCACAAGTGCTAGAAAATTTGCCCACTGAAGCACTGGGAGGAGAAACCACCCTGCACTTTGATCCCGAACAGAAAATTAAAACGCTTGGAGTAGGGTGGACAACAGAATCTGATCAGCTTTGCATCGAAGTACAGCAAATTACTAACGACGGTTGTTGGACGAAACGGAACATATTCTCGGCGATTGCGAAACTATACGACCCGCTTGGATTGGTGTCTCCTGTCGTGGCATGGGCGAAAATCAAAATGCAGCATCTCTGGCTCTCCACTGTTGACTGGGACGATCCCGTTCCGATGGATATTGCGACCAAATGGGAAGAATTCTCAACGCAAATGTCTTATTTGGAAGGCTACAAGATTCCTCGGTTCGTTTTTCTGGTCGGTGCAATCTCTACCCAGTTTCACGTTTTTGCGGATGCGTCCGAAGTTGGGTATGGTGCCTGCATTTACGCTCGTTCGACTGGCAAGGATGGGCAAATCAAAATTGAGCTCGTCGCGGCGAAATCACGAGTTGCTCCACTCAAACGGCTTAGTCTGCCGCGGCTTGAGCTTTGTGCTGCACGTCTGGGGGCGAGACTCTACGCCAAGGTTTCAGCAGCGCTGCGGTTGGAGGGGATTCCTTGCTGGTTCTGGTCGGACTCAACTGTCACTCTTCATTGGATTCAGGCACCACCTAACACTTGGCAAACGTTTATCGGAAATCGTACAGCTGAAATTCAGCAACTTACCCACGGCTACAGCTGGAATCACGTCAAAGGAACCGACAATCCGGCAGACCATATTTCTAGAGGAATGCTTCCTCAGCAATTTGTCATCAACAGCATCTGGCGCTGTGGCCCACCCTGGCTTTCAAAAGGAGAAGAAAACTGGCCTAAACACCCCACTGGAACTCCGCCAGAAGACATACTAGAAGGACGAAAAACTGTACTAGTGATACGCCAGCCACTGGAACATTGTTTCCTTTTCCACCGATACTCATCCTTCTGGCGCTTGGTTCGAATTACCGCTTTGATTCTTCGCTTTGCCAACCATTGTCGTCGCAAATTTAATCACTATCCTCACCTATTCGCTGTAGTAGAGTTAGAACACGCAAAGGATGCGCTAACGAAAGTTGCACAGCAGAAAATGTTCACTGAGGAGCTGAAGGAACTGGCACAATCCCGACCGGTTTCCAACAAATCATCGTTGAAATTACTTGGTCCTTTTCTCGACGAAAAAGGCATTATTCGTATCGGCGGCAGACTTGAGCGCTCCGCTGAAAACTACCAAACCAAGCACCCAGCGATTTTACCTAAGATCCACCCACTCACACGCCTCATCACGAAACACTATCACGCACTATGCTTACACTCTGGTCCTCGCATGACGCTAGCTACGATGAGGCAAGAATTTTGGCCAATCAACGGAAAAGTTACCGCTAATCTTGTGTGTA CAGTCGGAGTGGACTACTGCGGCCCTGTCTACATCAAACCACAACACCGAAGAGTGGCACCACGAAAAGCATACATAGCCGTGTTTGTTTGCTTTGCCTCAAAGGCTGTACACCTCGAGCTCGTCAGCGATTTGTCCACAGATGCTTTCATCGCTGCCCTACATCGTTTTATCGCCCACCATGGTATGCCGTCTGAAATTCACTCGGACAACGGGACAAATTTTCAAGGAGCGAACAACACTCTGCTCGAACTGTACCGCCTCTTCGACAACAAACGCACCCGGGAAGCTATAACTAACGAATGCAGCCAGCACCGAATCCAGTGGCACTTCATCCCACCACGGGCACCTTCTTTCGGCGGCCTATGGGAGGCTGCAGTGAAAACCGCGAAAACATCACTGGTAAAAATTCTTGGCAGTACCCAGCTCTCCTTTGAGGATTACGCGACCTTGCTTTCCCAGATTGAAGCCAACATGAATAGCCGTCCACTGACATCGCTATCGAACGATCCTTCGGAGCTAGACGTTCTCACTCCCGGTCATTTCATCATCGGATCGCCACTTATCAGCCTACCGGAGCCGAATTACACAAACATCCCCACCAATCGGCTTGATCACTACCAGCAGCTGCAAAAACTCATCCAACAACATTGGGACCGGTGGAGGAAAGAATACCTCACAGAACTCAACCATCAGCGAGAGAAGGCTACATTTTCAACCCACATCCAGGTCGGACAGATTGTTTTGGTCAAGGAGGACGGAAAACCTTCCATCTCTTGGCCTCTCGCACGGATAGAAGAAATTCATCCCGGAGCCGACGGAGTGGTACGAGTTGCCACTTTGCGAACAGCTACTTCGACCTACAAACGCCCTATTTCGCGGATTTTTCCACTCCCCGACAACCAGCAACCAACAGCCGAACCAGATGATCCTCCAGAAACCGAAGAAGCTGAAAAAGGTACAACACAAAAAAGAGAAGATTAA